The Rhipicephalus microplus isolate Deutch F79 unplaced genomic scaffold, USDA_Rmic scaffold_14, whole genome shotgun sequence genome contains a region encoding:
- the LOC119181078 gene encoding uncharacterized protein LOC119181078, whose protein sequence is MPRDRTCSVCDKPFTGDVVWIECSDCCQAFHAGKCAGISEATIKSKGQAYCDAWRCPTFRRARLRAASAESKEAGSEADMQDVRIWMKAINDKLDKLVLLKETVESIDDAVQYLSEKYDEILKKTEQNERDVKDIKRRLEKVEMRDQEVAEVQAEVDNLEWRSRRLNLEFHGIQETEDENLLEAINAMAIKHQFPPLAESDVVAIHRLPPRKDKTPVVICRFAKQADRDFWWKNRKKLSSLNEHFFLTENLTKRARALLFEAKNWAKEANFKYAWHSNRKVLVRKADGEKAIRIANASDLNKLS, encoded by the coding sequence ATGCCCCGAGATAGAACATGTTCTGTGTGCGATAAGCCGTTCACTGGGGACGTCGTATGGATTGAATGTAGCGACTGTTGTCAAGCATTTCACGCCGGCAAATGTGCTGGAATTTCTGAAGCAACTATCAAGTCCAAAGGGCAGGCATACTGCGATGCATGGCGCTGCCCTACCTTTAGACGGGCGAGGTTGCGAGCAGCATCAGCTGAATCAAAAGAAGCGGGCAGTGAGGCCGACATGCAAGATGTCCGAATTTGGATGAAAGCTATTAACGACAAGCTGGATAAACTAGTACTGCTCAAAGAAACAGTTGAGAGCATTGACGACGCGGTGCAATACTTGAGTGAGAAATACGACGAAATACTAAAAAAAACGGAACAAAACGAGCGTGACGTCAAGGACATTAAGCGCAGATTGGAAAAGGTTGAGATGCGGGACCAAGAAGTAGCTGAAGTGCAGGCAGAAGTAGATAATCTTGAGTGGAGGAGCCGCAGACTCAACCTAGAATTCCATGGAATACAGGAAACGGAAGATGAAAACTTGCTAGAAGCGATCAATGCAATGGCAATTAAACACCAGTTCCCGCCACTCGCAGAAAGTGATGTGGTCGCCATTCATCGGCTTCCGCCCAGAAAAGATAAGACGCCGGTCGTTATCTGTCGTTTTGCGAAGCAAGCGGACCGAGATTTCTGGtggaaaaacagaaagaaactgAGCAGCCTAAATGAGCACTTCTTCTTGACGGAAAACCTGACCAAAAGAGCGCGTGCGCTGTTGTTTGAGGCAAAGAACTGGGCTAAAGAAGCGAACTTCAAGTATGCATGGCACTCAAACAGGAAAGTTCTAGTGCGTAAAGCTGATGGGGAGAAAGCCATACGCATCGCAAATGCTAGTGATCTAAACAAACTAAgctaa